One stretch of Chryseobacterium fluminis DNA includes these proteins:
- a CDS encoding lipocalin-like domain-containing protein has product MKKLVLLFAGLSLLAFTGCEDDETERTFGIVGYWQPLKEVRTTVPLGGTGVSDEILYSDCQKESRWAFPDKYTGKRTEKGDSATPGQCATVYERNFTYNYSEDTKEIEIKYQGIVEPARGKVTSLTENTMNITFEDKTDPTEYQSTTFTFKRNNN; this is encoded by the coding sequence ATGAAGAAATTAGTATTACTATTTGCAGGTTTATCATTATTAGCTTTTACTGGATGTGAGGATGACGAGACTGAAAGAACATTTGGGATTGTCGGGTACTGGCAGCCGTTAAAAGAAGTGAGAACAACGGTTCCGTTAGGAGGCACCGGTGTTTCAGACGAGATTTTGTATTCAGACTGTCAGAAAGAATCCAGATGGGCATTTCCTGATAAGTATACCGGAAAAAGAACCGAAAAAGGCGATAGTGCTACTCCCGGACAATGTGCTACCGTTTACGAACGTAATTTCACCTACAACTATAGTGAAGATACAAAGGAAATAGAAATCAAGTATCAGGGCATTGTGGAGCCGGCAAGAGGAAAAGTAACTTCACTTACTGAAAACACGATGAATATCACCTTCGAAGATAAAACAGATCCTACGGAATATCAGTCTACAACATTTACTTTCAAAAGAAATAATAACTAA
- a CDS encoding DUF1648 domain-containing protein, producing MKISTFLLTINIALLIFIWVFTGVKYAELPEIVPSHFSVNGRVDGESAKNTIWFLPAIATFIFLLMVGVPRNPDSPMLNVPQSFRNKETLKLYMYSMLLPVLLLLGDTVVESILMAQGRLAEMTNAVFVLLALLFGVMGFCIFKMLKESRAELLNSKP from the coding sequence ATGAAAATCTCTACATTTTTATTGACAATAAATATCGCTTTACTTATTTTTATCTGGGTTTTTACAGGTGTGAAATATGCGGAGTTGCCGGAAATTGTTCCGTCACACTTTTCGGTTAACGGAAGGGTAGACGGGGAAAGCGCTAAAAATACCATCTGGTTTCTGCCGGCGATTGCTACCTTTATATTCCTTCTGATGGTCGGAGTTCCCCGGAACCCGGATTCACCGATGCTGAATGTCCCGCAAAGCTTCAGAAATAAGGAAACTTTAAAACTTTATATGTACAGTATGCTACTCCCGGTACTTCTTCTGTTAGGGGATACAGTGGTGGAAAGCATATTAATGGCTCAGGGTCGCTTAGCCGAAATGACCAATGCTGTTTTTGTTTTACTGGCTCTGTTGTTTGGGGTGATGGGATTCTGTATCTTCAAAATGCTTAAAGAAAGCCGTGCAGAACTATTAAATTCCAAACCTTGA
- a CDS encoding glycosyltransferase family 2 protein, giving the protein MKALVSIITPSYNSAEFIEETIMSVLNQTYQNWEWLITDDLSKDNTVEIIKKYNDPRIKLQVLEQNGGAGNARNKSLERAQGRYIAFLDSDDFWYPEYLEKMTAYLQENKAELVYCNYSRCDEHTMEPVLKDFMADKIVTFSNLLKTCRLAPVSTIYDTKRVGKFFFPVKSKREDHVMWLNLLKEIPKGYPLNQTLAKYRMRENSVSRKKKNIIKDQYLVYKDFMQFSTFKSLYYTANWAVNGFLKYSKIFN; this is encoded by the coding sequence ATGAAAGCGCTCGTTTCAATCATTACACCGTCATATAATTCTGCAGAATTTATCGAAGAGACGATAATGTCTGTTTTAAACCAAACCTATCAGAACTGGGAGTGGCTGATCACTGATGATCTGTCTAAAGATAATACCGTTGAGATTATAAAAAAATATAATGATCCGAGAATAAAACTTCAGGTCCTGGAGCAGAACGGTGGTGCCGGAAATGCAAGAAATAAGAGTCTTGAAAGAGCCCAGGGAAGATATATTGCGTTTCTTGATTCTGATGACTTCTGGTATCCTGAATACCTTGAAAAAATGACCGCCTACCTGCAGGAGAATAAAGCAGAACTGGTCTATTGTAATTATTCAAGATGTGACGAACATACGATGGAACCTGTATTAAAAGATTTTATGGCGGATAAAATTGTTACTTTTTCGAATTTACTGAAAACCTGCAGACTGGCCCCGGTTTCGACTATTTACGACACAAAAAGGGTAGGAAAGTTTTTCTTCCCGGTAAAAAGTAAACGGGAAGATCATGTGATGTGGCTTAACTTACTGAAAGAAATTCCAAAAGGGTATCCTTTAAACCAAACCCTGGCAAAATACAGGATGAGGGAGAACAGCGTTTCAAGAAAGAAGAAAAACATCATTAAAGATCAGTATCTTGTCTACAAGGATTTTATGCAGTTTTCTACCTTTAAGTCTTTATATTATACTGCCAATTGGGCAGTGAACGGATTTTTAAAATATTCTAAAATTTTTAACTGA
- a CDS encoding ExbD/TolR family protein: protein MARVKPKRHGVVTDMTAMCDVAFLLLTFFILTTQFKKPDVEQIKPPSSISEKLLPDASLMTINATPDGKFYFQPVENASERLQLLEKMGQKYNMTFDNNEKAAFQKVQAIGVPMSQLKSYLDLSDEEQKSFKSPTGIPMDSTNKQLVDWVQQSLSVNPDYKLAIKGDVTTEYPKVKSLFEGLRDIDFLKFWLITSQEGKP, encoded by the coding sequence ATGGCGAGAGTCAAACCAAAAAGACATGGAGTAGTGACGGATATGACGGCAATGTGTGACGTTGCATTCCTGCTACTTACGTTCTTTATCTTGACCACTCAGTTTAAAAAACCTGACGTGGAGCAGATCAAACCGCCATCTTCAATATCAGAAAAGTTACTTCCTGATGCCAGTCTAATGACTATTAATGCTACTCCGGACGGAAAGTTTTATTTCCAGCCAGTAGAAAATGCATCAGAGAGATTACAGCTTCTAGAAAAAATGGGACAAAAGTATAACATGACTTTTGATAACAATGAAAAAGCTGCATTCCAGAAAGTACAAGCAATTGGGGTTCCTATGAGCCAACTGAAAAGCTATCTTGATTTGTCAGATGAGGAGCAGAAGAGTTTCAAGAGTCCTACAGGGATTCCTATGGACAGTACAAATAAGCAGTTAGTAGACTGGGTACAACAAAGTCTGAGCGTGAATCCTGATTACAAATTAGCGATCAAGGGAGACGTTACCACTGAGTATCCAAAAGTTAAAAGCCTATTTGAGGGTTTAAGAGATATTGATTTTCTTAAATTTTGGTTGATTACATCACAAGAAGGTAAACCTTAA
- a CDS encoding acyltransferase family protein gives MQMQDITKNNFDFLRVLLAFIVFVGHLGALAASDELKIFEHSPVEIAVFGFFVVSGFLIARSYDRSSSLKSYLKKRIKRIVPAYLLVVFLCAILLSLVSTYSFTEYFSNTQVYKYLFWNSLFLNFKAPWLPGVFGNQAVNGALWTLKIEMCYYFCVPLLFLLFGKNNRYRNISLMIIYFLSLVYLNYFESLGKISLAKQLPGTLSFFIPGMLIYFNFDKFIKHKNLLFLIAVLTVWIDLITGIILFSPMMIGIITLYIAYSFKFLNNFGKYGDFTYGIYIFHFPIIRTFTTLGLFKDYNPYIMALVCMLVVIGVGISSWHFYEKKFL, from the coding sequence ATGCAGATGCAAGACATAACGAAAAATAATTTTGACTTCTTACGTGTTCTCCTCGCCTTTATCGTTTTCGTGGGACATCTGGGAGCCTTAGCTGCTTCCGACGAGCTTAAAATTTTTGAGCACAGCCCCGTAGAAATAGCCGTTTTCGGGTTTTTTGTGGTCAGTGGTTTTCTTATTGCGAGAAGCTACGACCGGTCTTCCAGTTTAAAAAGCTATCTGAAAAAGAGAATCAAGAGGATTGTTCCTGCCTATCTGCTTGTTGTGTTTTTATGTGCCATATTATTAAGCCTGGTAAGTACTTATTCCTTCACGGAGTATTTCAGCAATACCCAGGTCTATAAATATCTTTTCTGGAATTCTTTATTTCTGAATTTTAAAGCCCCGTGGCTCCCCGGAGTTTTCGGAAATCAGGCCGTGAATGGTGCATTATGGACCCTGAAGATTGAAATGTGCTATTATTTCTGTGTTCCTTTGCTGTTCTTGCTTTTTGGTAAGAATAACAGGTACAGAAATATCAGTTTAATGATCATCTATTTCTTATCCCTGGTGTATCTTAATTATTTTGAATCGTTAGGTAAGATCTCCCTCGCCAAACAACTTCCGGGAACTTTATCATTTTTCATCCCGGGAATGCTGATTTATTTTAACTTTGACAAGTTTATTAAGCATAAAAACCTTTTATTCCTTATCGCTGTACTAACGGTCTGGATTGATTTAATTACCGGGATTATCTTATTTTCTCCTATGATGATCGGTATTATTACGCTTTATATTGCTTACTCATTTAAGTTTCTGAATAATTTCGGAAAATACGGTGATTTCACGTATGGAATCTATATTTTCCACTTTCCGATTATCAGAACTTTTACGACGCTGGGATTATTTAAAGACTACAATCCTTACATCATGGCACTGGTATGCATGCTCGTAGTCATTGGCGTAGGAATCAGTTCATGGCATTTTTATGAGAAAAAATTTTTATAA
- a CDS encoding deoxyuridine 5'-triphosphate nucleotidohydrolase, translating into MEYSKEFKAALSAFSNVEKDRLIFRLLKKDKLLSKKLYFELIDQETTDNKRDAMEELVQEKIVLASAYIGNQKYYLSIIRKLSAEITEHVKITTDKFGEVSLNLLLVNTILEHNKDLTRQRFDNVYKLYLYLINKIVKALLLIKKLDEDYWMEIDEQLESIEDKVHQNSYLEKLFINNGIDFNWLISDRIPENFDQIIRDIKKQGFLR; encoded by the coding sequence ATGGAGTATTCAAAAGAATTTAAAGCAGCCCTCAGCGCTTTTTCGAATGTAGAAAAAGACCGTCTTATTTTCAGGCTGTTGAAAAAGGATAAATTACTGTCCAAAAAACTGTATTTTGAGCTTATCGACCAGGAGACCACGGACAATAAGCGGGATGCGATGGAAGAACTTGTCCAGGAGAAAATCGTTCTTGCTTCAGCGTATATCGGAAATCAAAAATATTATTTAAGCATTATCCGGAAACTCAGTGCCGAAATTACGGAACACGTGAAAATTACGACTGATAAATTCGGGGAAGTTTCGCTTAATCTCCTGTTGGTCAATACAATTTTAGAGCATAATAAAGACCTTACCAGACAAAGGTTTGACAATGTCTACAAGCTGTACCTGTATCTGATCAATAAGATCGTTAAAGCTTTACTTCTGATAAAAAAATTAGACGAAGATTATTGGATGGAAATTGACGAACAGCTTGAAAGCATTGAAGATAAAGTTCATCAAAACTCTTATCTGGAAAAATTATTCATCAACAACGGGATCGATTTTAACTGGCTGATCTCCGACAGAATTCCTGAAAATTTTGACCAGATCATCAGGGATATAAAGAAACAGGGATTTCTACGATAA
- a CDS encoding ExbD/TolR family protein yields the protein MAEVQVQEKGGKGGKVRSKKQNTRVDMTPMVDLGFLLITFFMFTTTFSKPNVMDLGLPAKPKDEKQKPPPTEIKLSNSISLLLGKDNRIFWHQQDNTSLTDQNLNETTFDREGIRKIIEQAKANAADKSKFTVIIKPTDDAVYKNFVDILDEMAITKSEQYGVTDVKPWEQAIYEKKVGGSAPAAPATK from the coding sequence ATGGCAGAAGTACAAGTACAGGAAAAAGGCGGGAAAGGCGGAAAGGTTAGATCCAAGAAGCAGAATACCCGTGTAGATATGACTCCGATGGTGGACTTAGGGTTTCTTTTGATTACCTTCTTTATGTTTACAACCACATTTAGTAAACCGAATGTTATGGATTTGGGTCTTCCGGCAAAACCGAAAGATGAAAAACAAAAACCACCTCCAACGGAAATTAAACTTTCTAACTCCATCTCTTTATTATTAGGTAAAGACAACAGAATTTTCTGGCATCAGCAGGATAACACCTCTTTAACAGACCAGAATCTGAATGAAACTACTTTTGATAGAGAAGGGATCAGAAAAATAATTGAGCAGGCAAAAGCAAATGCGGCGGATAAAAGTAAATTTACTGTTATTATCAAGCCGACTGACGATGCTGTATATAAAAACTTTGTAGATATTCTTGACGAGATGGCTATTACCAAAAGCGAGCAGTACGGTGTTACCGATGTGAAGCCTTGGGAACAGGCTATTTATGAAAAGAAAGTCGGAGGATCTGCACCTGCAGCGCCGGCTACAAAGTAA
- a CDS encoding C40 family peptidase, with amino-acid sequence MNKGICIVTVAPVRAESSDKAEIVTEILFGESADVLEVNKNWTRIKMHYDGYEGWMDTKQLRTVSDEELANRKVTVVTEDFSSVLMKDGKTLLSIGSEVEFPAVASQRSHDIRESIALTAREFLNVPYLWGGKSFFAVDCSGFTQLVYKVHQIKLPRDTSQQVEVGESLSFVEESQPGDLAFFENAEGKIIHVGIMLENQKIIHASGKVRIDTLDSTGIFNKEMNKHTHKLRVIKKII; translated from the coding sequence ATGAATAAAGGAATTTGTATTGTTACCGTGGCACCGGTACGCGCAGAAAGTTCTGATAAAGCAGAAATTGTTACGGAAATATTGTTTGGTGAAAGTGCAGATGTTCTCGAAGTCAATAAAAACTGGACCAGAATAAAAATGCACTATGATGGCTATGAAGGATGGATGGATACCAAACAGCTCAGAACTGTAAGCGATGAGGAATTGGCCAACAGAAAAGTAACGGTCGTCACTGAAGATTTTTCATCTGTTTTAATGAAAGATGGAAAAACGCTTCTTTCAATAGGTTCGGAGGTCGAATTTCCTGCGGTAGCATCGCAAAGAAGCCATGATATCCGTGAGAGTATTGCTTTAACAGCGCGCGAATTTTTAAACGTTCCTTATCTGTGGGGTGGAAAAAGTTTTTTCGCCGTAGACTGTTCAGGTTTTACTCAGTTGGTTTATAAAGTTCATCAGATAAAACTTCCCCGAGATACTTCCCAGCAGGTAGAAGTGGGTGAATCTTTATCATTTGTAGAAGAAAGCCAGCCCGGTGATTTAGCTTTTTTTGAAAATGCTGAAGGGAAGATTATTCATGTGGGAATCATGCTGGAAAACCAGAAAATCATTCATGCTTCCGGTAAAGTAAGAATCGATACTCTGGATTCTACAGGGATTTTTAACAAAGAAATGAACAAGCATACTCATAAATTAAGAGTCATTAAAAAAATTATTTAG
- the leuS gene encoding leucine--tRNA ligase — protein sequence MFYDHQQIEKKWQKYWEDNQTYRTSDNTDKPKFYVLDMFPYPSGAGLHVGHPLGYIASDIYARYKRHQGFNVLHPVGYDSFGLPAEQYAIQTGQHPAVTTEQNINRYEEQLRKIGFSFDWSREVRTSDASYYKWTQWIFIELYHSWYNKNTGKAESVSTLIKHFEEKGTEDLNANQNDELNFTADEWKNASEIDKEDILLNYRLAYRAETTVNWCPALGTVLANDEIKDGKSERGGFPVFQKKMMQWSMRISAYSERLLQGLNSLDWPQPLKDAQEYWIGKSQGAQVKFNIDGQNEFVEVFTTRPDTIFGATFMVLAPENPLVETITSPEQKAEVDAYIEETSKKTERDRMSDVKNVSGAFTGSYAINPFSHEKMPVYISDYVLMGYGTGAVMAVPAHDERDHRFAKKFNLEIKKVVETEEDVQEASFDSKASVCVNSDFLNGLSYDEAKVLIINAIEKKGIGHGTTNYRQRDAIFSRQRYWGEPVPIYYKDGMPYTLPVSALPLELPEVEKYLPTEDGDPPLGNSKTFAWDEANQKVVATGLVDDKTVFPLELSTMPGWAGSSWYFLRYMDPQNDEVFTNKEKSDYWGQVDLYIGGSEHATGHLLYSRFWNMFLKDRGYINHDEPFQKLINQGMILGMSAFVYRIDGTNQYVSKNLAKDYQTQEIHVDVSLLKGTSDELDTEAFKAWRPDYRDAEFILEDGRYITGREVEKMSKSKYNVVNPDDICEEYGADGLRLYEMFLGPLEQSKPWNTQGLSGVYGFLKKFWNLYFNGEVFEVSDEEPTKAEYKVLHTLIKKVVYDIENFSFNTSVSSFMIAVNELQKIKCNKRNILEPLAVIISPYAPHICEELWSMLGHGESIEFEKFPVLNEDYLVEDEILYPVSVNGKMKFKISLSAQLSAKEVEDLVIADEKMQQILEGKAPKKIIVVHHRIVNIVI from the coding sequence GTGTTTTACGATCATCAGCAGATAGAAAAAAAGTGGCAGAAATACTGGGAGGACAATCAAACATACAGGACTTCCGATAATACAGACAAACCCAAATTTTATGTTCTCGACATGTTTCCGTACCCGTCAGGTGCGGGGCTGCACGTAGGCCATCCGCTGGGATATATTGCATCGGACATCTATGCGAGATACAAAAGACATCAGGGCTTCAATGTGCTCCATCCGGTAGGTTACGACAGCTTCGGACTTCCTGCAGAGCAGTATGCAATTCAGACGGGACAGCATCCTGCGGTGACCACGGAACAGAATATCAACAGATATGAAGAGCAGTTAAGAAAAATCGGTTTCTCATTCGACTGGAGCAGGGAAGTAAGGACTTCTGATGCTTCTTACTATAAGTGGACACAATGGATTTTTATTGAACTCTACCATTCATGGTATAATAAAAATACCGGTAAGGCAGAGTCTGTATCAACTTTAATAAAACATTTTGAAGAAAAGGGGACGGAAGATTTAAATGCCAATCAAAATGATGAATTGAATTTCACGGCAGACGAATGGAAGAATGCTTCTGAGATCGATAAAGAAGATATCTTATTAAATTACCGACTGGCGTACAGGGCCGAAACAACGGTGAACTGGTGTCCTGCCCTGGGAACTGTTCTTGCCAACGATGAAATAAAAGACGGAAAATCTGAAAGAGGAGGTTTTCCTGTTTTCCAAAAGAAAATGATGCAGTGGAGCATGAGAATTTCTGCTTATTCTGAAAGATTACTGCAGGGATTAAACTCACTGGACTGGCCTCAGCCGCTGAAGGATGCCCAGGAATACTGGATCGGAAAATCTCAGGGAGCTCAGGTTAAATTTAATATCGACGGTCAGAACGAATTCGTTGAAGTATTCACAACAAGACCTGATACTATTTTCGGCGCTACCTTTATGGTACTGGCTCCGGAAAATCCATTAGTGGAAACAATTACTTCCCCGGAACAGAAAGCCGAGGTAGATGCTTATATTGAAGAGACTTCCAAAAAAACAGAAAGAGACCGGATGTCTGACGTGAAAAACGTTTCAGGTGCTTTCACGGGAAGTTATGCCATTAATCCTTTCAGCCATGAAAAGATGCCGGTCTATATCTCGGATTATGTATTGATGGGGTATGGGACAGGAGCGGTAATGGCTGTTCCTGCACATGATGAGCGTGATCACCGGTTTGCAAAGAAATTCAATTTAGAAATTAAAAAAGTTGTAGAAACTGAAGAAGATGTTCAGGAAGCTTCTTTTGATTCTAAAGCCAGTGTCTGTGTAAATTCTGATTTCTTAAACGGATTAAGCTATGACGAAGCTAAGGTATTAATTATTAATGCTATTGAGAAAAAAGGAATCGGTCACGGAACAACAAATTACAGGCAGCGTGATGCGATTTTCTCCAGACAGCGTTATTGGGGAGAACCGGTTCCTATTTATTATAAAGATGGGATGCCTTACACATTGCCGGTTTCTGCATTGCCTCTGGAACTTCCTGAGGTTGAAAAATATTTACCCACGGAAGACGGAGATCCGCCATTGGGGAATTCAAAAACTTTTGCCTGGGACGAAGCGAACCAAAAAGTAGTAGCTACCGGATTAGTTGATGATAAAACAGTATTTCCTTTAGAATTATCGACCATGCCGGGTTGGGCAGGAAGCTCATGGTATTTTCTGAGGTATATGGATCCGCAGAATGATGAGGTTTTTACAAATAAAGAAAAATCAGATTACTGGGGACAGGTAGATCTGTATATCGGAGGTAGCGAGCACGCAACAGGTCATTTATTGTATTCCCGTTTCTGGAATATGTTTTTAAAAGACAGAGGCTATATCAATCATGATGAGCCATTCCAAAAGCTGATCAACCAGGGGATGATTTTGGGAATGAGTGCTTTTGTGTATAGAATTGACGGTACAAATCAATATGTATCTAAAAATCTGGCGAAAGATTACCAGACTCAGGAAATTCATGTGGATGTATCATTATTAAAAGGAACTTCAGATGAATTGGATACTGAAGCGTTTAAGGCCTGGAGACCGGATTATAGAGATGCTGAATTTATTTTAGAAGATGGAAGGTATATCACAGGACGTGAAGTAGAAAAGATGTCCAAATCCAAATATAATGTCGTTAATCCTGATGATATCTGTGAAGAATACGGTGCAGACGGATTAAGATTATATGAGATGTTCCTGGGACCGCTTGAGCAATCCAAGCCATGGAATACCCAAGGTCTAAGCGGGGTTTACGGTTTCCTTAAAAAATTCTGGAATCTGTATTTTAATGGCGAGGTTTTTGAAGTGTCAGATGAAGAACCGACTAAGGCCGAATATAAAGTATTGCATACCTTAATAAAAAAGGTGGTTTACGACATCGAAAACTTTTCTTTTAATACCTCAGTATCGTCATTTATGATTGCCGTAAATGAACTGCAGAAAATAAAATGCAACAAACGCAATATTTTAGAACCTTTAGCCGTTATCATTTCTCCGTATGCACCACACATCTGTGAAGAGCTGTGGAGTATGCTGGGACACGGTGAGTCAATAGAATTTGAAAAGTTTCCTGTTTTAAATGAGGATTATCTGGTAGAAGACGAAATTTTATACCCGGTAAGCGTCAATGGAAAAATGAAATTTAAAATATCCCTATCTGCACAGCTTTCTGCGAAAGAAGTTGAGGATTTGGTGATTGCGGACGAAAAAATGCAGCAGATTTTAGAAGGAAAAGCACCGAAAAAAATCATTGTTGTGCATCACCGAATTGTGAATATAGTAATTTAA
- a CDS encoding MotA/TolQ/ExbB proton channel family protein: MEMNVSKNDEQVVARKAGGLNPAVIIPILFLIGVAIYLFVLGNPGNFKDADKLGGGSVAFSSVEGKDIHPESFLGIIYKGGVIVPILITFMITVIVFSFERYFVLGKAAGKGNLDNFVVQVRSLLNQNKVDEALEECDRQQGSVGNVVKEGLTTYKALSHDTTLNKEQKMVALNKAIEEATTLEMPMLEKNMMILSTLGTVATLVALLGTVIGMIKAFFALGSGGGTPDAAALSTGISEALINTALGIGTSAIAIILYNFFTSKIDGLTYKIDEIAMSIQQSFAEFN, translated from the coding sequence ATGGAAATGAATGTTTCAAAAAATGATGAGCAAGTAGTTGCTAGAAAGGCAGGAGGTTTAAATCCAGCTGTAATTATTCCTATTCTATTCTTAATAGGAGTTGCTATTTATCTATTCGTTCTTGGTAATCCAGGAAATTTTAAAGATGCAGACAAACTAGGTGGGGGTTCTGTAGCTTTCTCAAGTGTTGAAGGAAAAGACATTCACCCAGAATCGTTCTTAGGCATTATCTACAAAGGAGGGGTTATCGTACCGATCTTGATTACTTTCATGATCACTGTAATCGTTTTCTCTTTTGAAAGATATTTTGTTCTTGGTAAAGCTGCCGGAAAAGGAAACTTAGACAACTTTGTTGTACAGGTGAGAAGCTTACTGAACCAAAACAAAGTTGATGAAGCTTTAGAAGAATGTGACAGACAACAGGGTTCTGTTGGAAACGTAGTAAAAGAAGGTCTTACTACTTACAAAGCTTTATCTCATGATACAACTTTAAACAAAGAGCAGAAAATGGTAGCGCTTAACAAAGCAATCGAAGAAGCTACAACTCTTGAGATGCCAATGCTTGAGAAAAACATGATGATCCTTTCTACCTTAGGTACTGTTGCAACGTTAGTAGCACTTTTAGGTACGGTAATCGGGATGATCAAGGCATTCTTTGCATTAGGTTCAGGAGGTGGTACTCCGGATGCGGCTGCACTTTCTACAGGTATCTCTGAAGCCTTGATCAACACGGCATTAGGTATTGGTACTTCAGCAATCGCTATCATCCTTTATAACTTCTTTACTTCTAAAATTGACGGATTAACTTACAAGATCGATGAGATCGCAATGAGTATCCAGCAGTCTTTCGCTGAGTTCAACTAA
- a CDS encoding energy transducer TonB, with amino-acid sequence MADENVYNQNLTLDEIVFENRNKQYGAYDLRNQYPKLLTKSFIVGTALFLVAALSPFIYLTIKRLNEPEKQEVKADLVEILQEDKILEQPKEEEPPPPPPPPKEEEKIEVIQNVVPEPVRAPKIETPPPPISKQLETTTGLNNQEGVKAPAYVPPPPPPNTGTKTSTAEVKAPVNTNEVYDVVDQSAEYPGGMDALRRYLGDNFDTGSVEGEGKLTAKLKFVVERDGTVSGVQVTSKSGNGDFDSEAKRVVTKLKKWKPAKKNGESVRSYYSVPFTINFE; translated from the coding sequence ATGGCAGATGAAAATGTATACAATCAGAATCTAACATTGGATGAGATTGTATTTGAAAATAGAAACAAGCAGTATGGTGCATACGATCTGAGAAATCAGTATCCGAAGCTTCTGACTAAATCATTTATTGTCGGAACTGCATTATTCCTGGTTGCGGCTTTGTCTCCTTTTATTTATCTTACCATTAAAAGACTTAATGAGCCTGAAAAGCAGGAAGTTAAAGCTGATTTAGTGGAAATTCTTCAGGAAGATAAAATTTTGGAGCAGCCTAAAGAAGAAGAACCACCTCCACCACCTCCACCACCAAAAGAAGAGGAAAAGATCGAGGTTATTCAGAACGTGGTTCCGGAGCCCGTAAGAGCACCGAAAATTGAAACGCCACCACCACCGATTTCTAAGCAGTTAGAAACGACGACCGGTCTTAATAATCAGGAAGGGGTAAAAGCTCCGGCTTATGTACCACCTCCGCCACCTCCAAATACAGGTACCAAAACCTCTACAGCAGAAGTTAAAGCACCGGTAAATACCAATGAGGTATATGACGTGGTAGACCAGTCAGCAGAATATCCTGGTGGGATGGATGCTTTAAGAAGATACCTTGGAGATAACTTCGATACAGGAAGTGTTGAAGGAGAAGGTAAGTTAACAGCAAAACTGAAGTTCGTAGTGGAAAGAGACGGTACTGTATCCGGTGTTCAGGTAACATCTAAATCAGGAAACGGAGATTTTGACAGCGAAGCAAAAAGAGTTGTTACCAAACTTAAAAAATGG
- a CDS encoding O-methyltransferase, whose translation MSFFEEKNPEMDRYLETHASAEPEILKKLRRETYQKTTQPHMISGYQQGRLLTMISQMLQPKNILEIGTFTGYATLCLTAGLSKEGKITTLDVNEDLAYLPKKYFEESEYSDQIDFKLQDAKMFLQETDEVFDLVFIDADKENYAEYFRLIKPHTKSGSVVLFDNVLWYGKVLEENPKQKATQVIRELNDLIAKDDDFENLILPLRDGVNFLRRK comes from the coding sequence ATGAGCTTTTTTGAAGAAAAGAATCCTGAAATGGACCGGTATCTTGAAACCCATGCTTCCGCAGAACCTGAAATTCTGAAAAAATTAAGACGGGAAACCTACCAGAAAACAACACAGCCTCATATGATTTCCGGATATCAGCAGGGAAGACTTTTAACCATGATCTCCCAGATGCTGCAGCCGAAAAATATCCTGGAAATAGGAACTTTTACTGGATATGCCACGCTTTGTTTAACGGCTGGTCTGTCAAAAGAAGGAAAAATTACCACGCTGGACGTTAATGAAGACCTGGCCTATCTGCCGAAAAAATATTTTGAAGAAAGTGAATATTCGGATCAGATCGACTTTAAACTTCAGGATGCCAAAATGTTTTTACAGGAAACGGATGAGGTTTTTGATCTTGTGTTTATAGATGCAGATAAGGAAAACTATGCCGAATATTTCAGATTGATTAAACCTCACACAAAATCCGGATCGGTTGTATTATTTGATAATGTACTCTGGTACGGAAAAGTACTGGAAGAAAATCCTAAGCAGAAAGCTACCCAGGTGATCCGGGAATTAAATGATTTGATTGCAAAAGATGACGATTTTGAAAATCTTATTTTACCTTTGCGTGACGGAGTGAATTTTCTAAGAAGAAAATAA